One Candidatus Paceibacterota bacterium DNA segment encodes these proteins:
- a CDS encoding GIY-YIG nuclease family protein, whose amino-acid sequence MYVVYILKCRDGSLYTGITTDVARRLREHKAGKGGNYTRAHGALRMVYQERCASRSAALKREAAIKRLSRAQKEARIRKVA is encoded by the coding sequence ATGTACGTCGTCTATATTCTGAAGTGCCGTGATGGGAGTTTGTATACAGGTATCACCACCGATGTGGCGCGGCGTTTGCGTGAACACAAAGCGGGGAAAGGTGGCAACTACACGCGCGCTCACGGTGCGCTGCGGATGGTGTATCAAGAACGGTGTGCTTCGCGGAGTGCCGCGCTCAAACGTGAAGCGGCTATCAAGCGGCTTTCACGAGCGCAAAAAGAAGCACGCATTCGTAAGGTGGCCTGA
- a CDS encoding DEAD/DEAH box helicase encodes MENNTSLSSSGFSGLNIAPLFLEALARIHYTEPTPIQQQVIPVAIEGKDIVGIAQTGTGKTLAFCLPMLQRLSNMDAQGLVLVPTRELATQVEESIQNISAGMGVRTAVLIGGAPMYPQVRSLRNHPHIIIATPGRFMDHLKQKNFNLTRVRIAVLDEADRMLDMGFAHQITTILKMISKERQTMLFSATMPPEIMKLATGHMQLPIRIEIAPAGTTASRVTQEIFIVPREAKIPMVEKLLTQYPGTTLIFSKTKHGARKLTDMIRGMGHTVAELHADRSLGQRREALAGFKSGAYRVLVATDIASRGIDVTGIELVINFDLPMNPEDYVHRIGRTARAGAGGHAISLATPDQRGTLRNIERIIRMEIPTSEGPGMPPLARQSSQGNRPFAARRRTFGARRGFRPRRRSF; translated from the coding sequence TTGGAAAATAACACATCGCTTTCATCGTCCGGGTTTTCCGGACTCAACATCGCGCCCCTATTTTTGGAGGCGCTTGCACGCATTCACTACACAGAGCCGACGCCTATTCAGCAGCAGGTTATCCCCGTTGCTATCGAAGGTAAGGACATTGTCGGCATTGCTCAAACAGGCACTGGAAAAACGCTCGCGTTCTGTCTGCCCATGCTTCAGCGCCTCTCCAATATGGACGCGCAAGGCTTGGTGCTTGTGCCAACGCGTGAGCTTGCAACGCAAGTTGAAGAATCTATCCAGAATATAAGCGCAGGCATGGGCGTGCGCACGGCGGTGCTCATTGGTGGTGCTCCTATGTATCCGCAGGTGCGCTCACTGCGGAACCATCCGCACATCATCATAGCGACCCCTGGACGCTTCATGGATCACCTCAAGCAGAAGAATTTTAATCTTACGCGTGTGCGCATTGCGGTTCTTGATGAAGCAGACCGCATGTTGGACATGGGATTCGCGCATCAAATCACCACCATCCTGAAGATGATTTCCAAGGAGCGACAAACCATGCTGTTTTCAGCAACAATGCCTCCGGAGATTATGAAGCTTGCAACGGGACACATGCAGTTGCCTATTCGTATTGAAATCGCGCCCGCAGGGACTACTGCGTCTCGTGTGACGCAAGAAATCTTCATTGTGCCACGTGAAGCAAAGATTCCTATGGTGGAGAAACTGCTCACACAGTATCCAGGCACGACACTGATTTTCTCTAAAACAAAACATGGCGCACGCAAGCTTACGGATATGATCCGCGGCATGGGCCACACGGTTGCTGAGCTGCACGCTGATCGTTCGTTGGGCCAACGTCGTGAGGCGCTTGCGGGGTTTAAGTCGGGTGCGTATCGCGTGCTCGTTGCTACCGATATTGCGTCTCGTGGCATTGATGTCACAGGTATTGAGCTAGTCATTAACTTTGATTTGCCGATGAATCCGGAAGATTACGTGCATCGCATTGGTCGCACCGCTCGTGCAGGTGCGGGGGGCCATGCTATTTCTCTCGCAACACCTGATCAACGTGGCACGTTGCGTAACATTGAACGCATTATTCGCATGGAGATTCCTACATCAGAAGGTCCGGGGATGCCACCGCTTGCTCGCCAGAGCAGTCAGGGTAATCGTCCGTTTGCCGCTCGCCGCCGTACATTCGGTGCACGCCGTGGTTTTCGTCCTCGCCGCCGCTCATTCTAG
- the obgE gene encoding GTPase ObgE — translation MLVDDVTITVKAGDGGTGAVAFDKNKMSLGPSGASGGNGADIFMEGVADIGALAQFRNKKEIKADNGEDGNPQFRDGRDGEPVVLKVPVGTVIHNLDTGEDQEIISTHDRVLVARGGKGGKGNFHFRSSTNTSPKEFQEGLPGEFFHIRLELKLIADVGFVGLPNAGKSSLLNELTNAKSRVANYPFTTLEPYLGSYYGLILADIPGLIEGASQGKGLGIRFLQHVERTKTLFHLISAESLDPVADYNTVRGELTAYRASFAEKSEHVFLSKSDVVAPEVCAERLLALKNAGISAEPLSIHDSESLARVEAILRDIQKEK, via the coding sequence ATGTTAGTTGATGACGTAACTATTACCGTAAAAGCTGGTGATGGCGGCACGGGTGCCGTCGCTTTTGATAAAAACAAAATGAGCCTCGGCCCTTCTGGGGCCAGCGGTGGAAATGGCGCAGATATTTTTATGGAGGGCGTTGCGGACATTGGCGCGCTTGCACAGTTTCGCAATAAAAAAGAGATCAAAGCAGATAACGGTGAAGATGGTAATCCTCAGTTTCGTGATGGTCGCGATGGGGAGCCAGTAGTGCTCAAGGTTCCTGTGGGCACCGTTATTCATAATCTTGATACGGGAGAAGATCAGGAGATCATCAGCACGCATGATCGCGTGCTCGTGGCTCGTGGTGGAAAGGGTGGGAAAGGTAACTTTCACTTCCGTTCTTCGACCAACACGAGCCCTAAGGAGTTCCAAGAAGGGTTGCCGGGAGAGTTTTTTCATATTCGCCTTGAATTAAAACTTATCGCCGATGTCGGTTTCGTTGGGCTTCCGAATGCGGGAAAGTCGAGCTTGCTCAATGAACTCACGAACGCGAAAAGTCGCGTTGCGAATTATCCTTTTACGACACTGGAGCCGTATCTTGGTTCATACTACGGGCTCATTCTTGCGGATATCCCCGGGCTTATTGAGGGTGCGTCGCAGGGGAAGGGGTTGGGTATTCGCTTCTTACAGCACGTTGAGCGTACAAAGACGCTCTTTCACCTCATCTCTGCAGAATCACTTGATCCGGTCGCGGATTATAACACGGTGCGCGGTGAATTGACGGCATATCGCGCATCGTTCGCCGAGAAAAGTGAGCATGTGTTTTTGAGCAAGAGCGACGTGGTTGCGCCTGAAGTGTGCGCTGAACGTCTTCTGGCACTCAAAAA